From the Manis javanica isolate MJ-LG chromosome 11, MJ_LKY, whole genome shotgun sequence genome, one window contains:
- the LOC108407616 gene encoding glycine N-phenylacetyltransferase-like — MFHLQGSQVLQMLEKSLRSSLPESLKVYGTVFHMNQGNPFKVKALVDKWPDFSTVVIRPQEQEMTDDFDHYTNSYQIYSKDPQNCQEFLGTSDVINWKQHLQIQSSQSSLHEAIQNVAAAKLVKVTQTQCILYMLPNTVRKLLPSLAEANLPLQSGKHKPLNQEMFKFSSLDVTHAALVNKFWHFGGNERSQRFVERCIQTFPTTCLLGPEGTPVSWALMDYTGEMRMGATLPEYRCQGLIYHIMCNHTQNLDKLSFPLYNHTDRANKTIQKMSRILHHTILPCDWNQWHCVPL, encoded by the exons ATGTTCCACCTACAAGGTTCACAAGTGCTGCAGATGCTGGAGAAATCCTTGAGGAGCAGCCTCCCCGAGTCCTTGAAG GTTTATGGGACCGTCTTCCACATGAACCAGGGAAACCCCTTCAAGGTAAAAGCCCTGGTGGACAAGTGGCCTGATTTCAGTACAGTGGTTATCCGCCCTCAGGAGCAG GAGATGACAGATGACTTTGATCACTATACCAACAGCTACCAAATCTATTCTAAGGATCCCCAGAACTGTCAAGAATTCCTTGGCACGTCAGACGTCATCAACTGGAAACAACACCTGCAGATCCAGA GTTCGCAGTCCAGCCTGCATGAAGCGATACAAAATGTTGCAGCTGCTAAACTGGTTAAGGTCACGCAAACACAATGCATTCTCTATATGTTGCCAAATACAGTAAGGAAATTGCTCCCTTCCCTGGCGGAGGCAAACTTACCTCTTCAGTCTGGCAAACACAAGCCCCT TAACCAAGAGATGTTTAAATTCTCATCCTTGGATGTTACCCATGCTGCTTTGGTGAATAAATTCTGGCATTTTGGTGGAAATGAGAGGAGTCAGAGATTCGTGGAGCGCTGTATCCAGACCTTCCCCACCACATGCCTGCTGGGGCCCGAGGGGACCCCTGTGTCCTGGGCCCTGATGGATTACACAGGAGAGATGCGCATGGGGGCCACCTTGCCTGAGTACCGGTGCCAGGGCCTCATCTATCATATAATGTGTAATCACACCCAGAATCTGGACAAACTCAGCTTCCCCCTATATAATCATACAGACAGAGCCAACAAAACCATACAGAAGATGAGTCGCATTCTGCATCATACTATCCTACCCTGTGACTGGAACCAGTGGCACTGTGTGCCTCTGTGA